One Actinomyces respiraculi DNA window includes the following coding sequences:
- a CDS encoding class I SAM-dependent methyltransferase, whose protein sequence is MGMGSTDSVSADGAAQQAGNTAPGVRGAGTPVPGGPAPRGSRQAPEATRMQGHWLLAMLGKRVLRPGGIALTRRMLEACALVPGQRLVELGPGVGRTAEILLATRPSSYRGVDPHPEGREQVAAVLDGHPEAQYVVADAAQTTLPEASADLVVGEAMLTMQSDAHKREIIAEAARLLAPGGRYAIHELALRGDLTDTEVEATRKEISRAIRVGARPLTVAGWSQMLTEAGLVVEWSGTAPMHLLEPRRLMQDEGLVGTARFMLRMARTPGARERVTSMRRLFRLRATALTAVALVARKPVQTAEG, encoded by the coding sequence ATGGGGATGGGTTCGACGGACTCCGTCAGTGCCGACGGCGCCGCCCAGCAGGCGGGCAACACGGCTCCGGGCGTCCGGGGTGCGGGAACCCCGGTACCGGGCGGCCCGGCCCCGCGTGGCAGCCGCCAGGCGCCTGAGGCCACCCGCATGCAGGGTCACTGGCTGCTGGCCATGCTCGGCAAGCGGGTCCTGCGACCGGGCGGCATTGCGCTCACCCGCCGCATGCTGGAGGCCTGCGCGCTGGTACCCGGCCAGCGCCTGGTCGAGCTGGGGCCCGGCGTGGGCCGCACCGCCGAGATCCTGCTGGCCACCCGCCCCTCCTCCTACCGGGGCGTGGACCCCCACCCCGAGGGCCGTGAACAGGTGGCCGCTGTCCTCGACGGCCACCCCGAGGCCCAGTACGTGGTCGCCGACGCCGCACAGACCACGCTGCCTGAGGCCAGCGCCGACCTCGTCGTGGGCGAGGCCATGCTCACGATGCAGTCCGACGCGCACAAGCGCGAGATCATCGCCGAGGCCGCCCGCCTGCTCGCCCCCGGCGGGCGTTACGCCATCCACGAGCTGGCGCTGCGCGGGGACCTGACGGACACCGAGGTCGAGGCCACCCGCAAGGAGATCTCCCGCGCCATCAGGGTCGGGGCTCGTCCCCTGACCGTGGCCGGCTGGAGCCAGATGCTCACCGAGGCCGGCCTGGTCGTTGAGTGGAGCGGCACCGCCCCCATGCACCTGCTCGAGCCCCGCCGACTCATGCAGGATGAGGGCCTGGTCGGCACGGCACGCTTCATGCTGCGCATGGCCCGCACCCCGGGCGCACGCGAGCGAGTCACAAGCATGCGCCGGCTGTTCCGCCTACGCGCCACGGCGCTCACCGCCGTCGCGCTCGTGGCCCGTAAGCCTGTTCAGACGGCCGAGGGCTGA
- a CDS encoding ATP-dependent Clp protease proteolytic subunit, producing the protein MSEHFTPSAADGHGAGLGLTDSIYNRLLKERIIWLGSEVRDDNANAICAQMLLLAAEDPERDIYLYINSPGGSVTAGMAIYDTMQYVQPDVATVATGMAASMGQHLLSAGAKGKRYLTPHARVLMHQPSGGAGGSATDIRINADLIIKMKQELAEITAANTGHTVEQIIADSDRDHWFSAQEALEYGFVDHIVSSAREIQQNGEN; encoded by the coding sequence GTGAGCGAGCACTTCACGCCCAGCGCCGCCGACGGCCACGGTGCCGGACTCGGCCTGACCGACTCCATCTACAACCGTCTCCTCAAGGAGCGGATCATCTGGCTCGGCTCCGAGGTGCGCGACGACAACGCCAACGCCATCTGCGCCCAGATGCTGCTGCTTGCCGCCGAGGATCCCGAGCGGGACATCTACCTCTACATCAACAGCCCCGGCGGCTCCGTGACCGCCGGCATGGCCATCTACGACACCATGCAGTACGTCCAGCCCGACGTCGCCACCGTGGCCACGGGCATGGCCGCCTCCATGGGCCAGCACCTGCTGAGCGCCGGCGCCAAGGGCAAGCGCTACCTCACCCCTCACGCCCGCGTCCTCATGCACCAGCCCTCCGGTGGTGCGGGCGGCTCCGCCACGGACATCCGCATCAACGCCGACCTCATCATCAAGATGAAGCAGGAGCTCGCCGAGATCACGGCCGCCAACACCGGCCACACCGTCGAGCAGATCATCGCCGACTCCGACCGCGACCACTGGTTCAGCGCCCAGGAGGCCCTCGAGTACGGCTTCGTCGACCACATCGTGTCCTCCGCCCGCGAGATCCAGCAGAACGGAGAGAACTGA
- a CDS encoding ATP-dependent Clp protease proteolytic subunit, with product MTSSRPYVDAMARQLDAAGTAPAGLPAARYIMPQFEERTAYGFKRQDAYSKLFEDRIVFLGVQVDDASADDIMAQLLVLESQDPDGLITMYINSPGGSFTALTAIYDTMQYIKPQLQTVCLGQAASAAAVLLAAGSPGKRLALPNARILIHQPAMEGVQGQASDIEIVADEIDRMRSWLEQTLAAHTGQSVEKVHHDLERDKILTAAAAQEYGLVDQVLVSRKTPPSPHSA from the coding sequence ATGACGAGCTCCCGCCCCTACGTCGACGCCATGGCGCGCCAGCTCGACGCCGCCGGCACCGCCCCCGCGGGCCTGCCGGCCGCGCGCTACATCATGCCGCAGTTCGAGGAGCGCACCGCCTACGGTTTCAAGCGCCAGGACGCCTACTCCAAGCTCTTCGAGGACCGCATCGTCTTCCTCGGGGTGCAGGTCGACGACGCCAGCGCCGACGACATCATGGCCCAGCTCCTCGTCCTGGAGTCCCAGGACCCCGACGGCCTCATCACGATGTACATCAACAGCCCCGGCGGCTCCTTCACCGCCCTGACGGCCATCTACGACACGATGCAGTACATCAAGCCGCAGTTGCAGACCGTCTGCCTGGGCCAGGCCGCCTCCGCCGCCGCCGTCCTGCTCGCCGCCGGCAGTCCGGGCAAGCGCCTGGCGCTGCCCAACGCCCGCATCCTCATCCACCAGCCCGCCATGGAGGGCGTGCAGGGCCAGGCCTCCGACATTGAGATCGTCGCCGACGAGATCGACCGCATGCGCTCCTGGCTCGAGCAGACGCTCGCGGCCCACACCGGCCAGAGCGTCGAGAAGGTCCACCACGACCTCGAGCGCGACAAGATCCTCACCGCCGCGGCGGCCCAGGAATACGGGCTGGTCGACCAGGTGCTCGTCTCGCGCAAGACCCCGCCCTCGCCGCACTCGGCCTGA
- the clpX gene encoding ATP-dependent Clp protease ATP-binding subunit ClpX encodes MARSAESVDLLKCSFCGKSQKQVKKLIAGPGVYICDECIELCNEIVDEELGESGAGVPLELPKPQEIFTFLNEYVIGQESAKRAMSVAVYNHYKRVQVRERAVAEGDGLELGKSNILLLGPTGTGKTHLARTLARYLDVPFAIVDATALTEAGYVGEDVENILLKLIQAADGDVKRAEKGIIYIDEIDKIGRKSENASITRDVSGEGVQQALLKIIEGTTASVPPGGGRKHPHQEFLEIDTTNILFIAAGAFAGIKDIVRQRRRKESGASSLGFGGVLDQSGTQGLTSQVRPEDLHKFGLIPEFIGRLPVIATVQDLGVPELVRVMTEPRNALVSQYQYLFSLDGVELEITPEAIEAIARLALARKTGARGLTSIVEEVLGDAMFEVPSMPEVGRVVVDADAVTGRSRPRYEAGSGTLTSTSKGERSRSA; translated from the coding sequence GTGGCACGCAGCGCTGAGAGCGTCGACCTTCTCAAGTGCTCCTTCTGCGGCAAGAGCCAGAAGCAGGTCAAGAAGCTCATCGCCGGGCCTGGCGTCTACATCTGCGACGAGTGCATCGAGCTGTGCAACGAGATCGTGGACGAGGAGCTGGGCGAGTCCGGGGCGGGCGTGCCCCTTGAGCTGCCCAAGCCCCAGGAGATCTTCACCTTCCTCAACGAGTACGTCATCGGCCAGGAGAGTGCCAAGCGCGCCATGAGCGTGGCCGTCTACAACCACTACAAGCGCGTCCAGGTGCGTGAGCGCGCCGTCGCCGAGGGTGACGGCCTTGAGCTCGGCAAGTCCAACATCCTCCTGCTGGGCCCCACCGGCACCGGCAAGACCCACCTGGCGCGCACACTTGCCCGCTACCTCGACGTGCCCTTCGCCATCGTGGACGCCACCGCCCTGACCGAGGCCGGCTACGTGGGTGAGGACGTGGAGAACATCCTCCTCAAGCTCATTCAGGCTGCCGACGGCGACGTCAAGCGGGCTGAGAAGGGCATCATCTACATCGACGAGATCGACAAGATCGGTCGTAAGAGCGAGAACGCCTCCATCACCCGCGACGTCTCCGGTGAGGGTGTCCAGCAGGCCCTGCTCAAGATCATCGAGGGCACCACCGCGTCCGTCCCGCCCGGGGGAGGGCGCAAGCACCCCCACCAGGAGTTCCTGGAGATCGACACCACGAACATCCTGTTCATCGCGGCCGGAGCCTTCGCCGGCATCAAGGACATCGTGCGCCAGCGTCGGCGCAAGGAGTCCGGTGCCTCCTCCCTCGGCTTCGGCGGGGTTCTCGACCAGAGCGGCACGCAGGGCCTGACCTCCCAGGTGCGCCCCGAGGACCTGCACAAGTTCGGCCTCATCCCCGAGTTCATCGGCCGCCTGCCCGTCATCGCCACCGTCCAGGACCTCGGCGTGCCCGAGCTCGTGCGTGTCATGACCGAGCCGCGCAACGCCCTCGTCTCGCAGTACCAGTACCTCTTCAGCCTCGACGGCGTCGAGCTCGAGATAACGCCTGAGGCCATCGAGGCCATCGCCCGCCTGGCCCTGGCGCGCAAGACGGGCGCCCGAGGACTCACGAGCATCGTGGAGGAGGTACTGGGCGACGCCATGTTCGAGGTGCCCTCCATGCCGGAGGTCGGCCGCGTCGTCGTCGACGCCGACGCCGTCACCGGGCGCTCGCGGCCCCGCTACGAGGCGGGCTCCGGGACCCTGACCTCCACCAGCAAGGGTGAGCGGAGCCGCTCCGCATGA
- a CDS encoding chorismate mutase, with translation MSTQAAGHANPQEPRPTHGAERVEASAESVPPQLAAYRTTIDNLDAALVHLLAERFRCTQQVGLLKAELDLPPSDPAREERQVRRLRALAEDSGLDPVFAEKFFAFIVAEVIRHHEAIRDAHTPA, from the coding sequence ATGAGCACCCAGGCGGCCGGTCACGCCAACCCGCAGGAGCCCCGCCCCACCCATGGGGCGGAGCGCGTCGAGGCGTCCGCCGAGAGCGTACCGCCCCAGCTGGCCGCCTACCGCACCACCATTGACAACCTCGACGCCGCCCTCGTGCACCTGCTCGCCGAGCGCTTCCGCTGCACCCAGCAGGTCGGCCTGCTCAAGGCGGAGCTCGACCTGCCGCCGTCGGACCCGGCGCGCGAGGAGCGCCAGGTGCGGCGCCTGCGCGCGCTGGCCGAGGACTCCGGGCTGGACCCGGTTTTCGCGGAGAAGTTCTTCGCCTTCATCGTCGCCGAGGTCATCCGCCACCACGAGGCGATCCGCGACGCCCACACACCCGCCTGA
- a CDS encoding AMP-dependent synthetase/ligase, which yields MTASPVVPTPETPGRRPATAREYSTGLLVPVHAGMTTPWALAERARRNPRGTLFARKSSLGKSWRDMSAAAFRAQVREVAAGLVARGLTPGDTIAIMAHTCFEWTLVDFAAWEAGLVVVPVYETSSAEQAEWILTDARVRLAVVENEAMETMLHGLADAAEPGTSLHELDILTLSKNAVTDLMAQGKGVDHAELDARTARLTSEDLATIVYTSGTTGRPKGAELTHDNLVGIGYNTCAHVPEVLGGTDVRLLLFLPLAHVLGRFIEVTVVCSDHGVMGHSPDVKNLVTDLATLRPTFVVAVPRVFEKIYNAADARAQGAKQKIFRMAAKTAIAYSRALDTHEGPSRALRAQHATFDRLVYRTLRGLMGGRVRHVVSGGGPLGERLGHFYRGAGVTVLEGYGLTETTAPCTVNPPDDILIGSVGLPLPGTRIRLDEDGEILIQGIGLLRGYHRNEEATAEAFTDDGWFRSGDIGSFAPGGHLRITGRKKELIVTAGGKNVAPALLEDRLRAHPLVSQVLVVGDNRPCIGALVTLDAEMLPLWLSSHGLEPLDPVDASTDPRVLAALERAVARANEAVSRAESIRTFTVLPTDFTVENGLLTPSLKVRRAEAVARFDKEIDELYTRVPSGPGGHD from the coding sequence AGCGCGCGCGCCGCAACCCCCGCGGCACCCTCTTCGCCCGCAAGTCCTCCCTGGGCAAGAGCTGGCGCGACATGAGCGCCGCCGCCTTCCGCGCCCAGGTGCGCGAGGTGGCCGCCGGGCTCGTCGCACGCGGCCTCACGCCGGGCGACACCATCGCAATCATGGCGCACACCTGCTTTGAGTGGACGCTCGTGGACTTCGCCGCCTGGGAGGCCGGCCTCGTCGTCGTTCCCGTCTACGAGACCTCCTCCGCCGAGCAGGCCGAATGGATCCTCACCGACGCACGCGTGCGCCTGGCCGTCGTCGAGAACGAGGCGATGGAGACGATGCTGCACGGCCTGGCCGACGCCGCCGAGCCCGGCACGAGCCTGCACGAACTCGACATCCTCACCCTGTCGAAGAACGCCGTCACGGACCTCATGGCCCAGGGCAAGGGCGTGGACCACGCCGAGCTCGACGCCCGCACCGCCCGCCTCACAAGCGAGGACCTCGCCACGATTGTCTACACCTCCGGCACGACCGGACGCCCCAAGGGAGCCGAGCTCACCCACGACAACCTCGTGGGCATCGGCTACAACACCTGCGCCCACGTGCCCGAGGTCCTCGGCGGCACGGACGTGCGCCTGCTGCTCTTCCTGCCCCTGGCTCACGTGCTCGGCCGCTTCATCGAGGTCACGGTGGTCTGCTCCGACCACGGCGTGATGGGCCACTCCCCCGACGTCAAGAACCTCGTGACCGACCTGGCGACCCTGCGCCCCACCTTCGTCGTGGCCGTGCCCCGCGTCTTCGAGAAGATCTACAACGCCGCCGACGCGCGCGCCCAGGGCGCCAAGCAGAAGATCTTCCGCATGGCGGCCAAGACCGCCATCGCCTACTCGCGCGCCCTCGACACCCATGAGGGACCCAGCCGCGCCCTGCGCGCCCAGCACGCCACCTTCGACCGCCTCGTCTACCGCACGCTGCGTGGCCTCATGGGCGGGCGGGTGCGCCACGTCGTCTCCGGCGGCGGCCCCCTCGGTGAGCGCCTGGGTCACTTCTACCGCGGCGCCGGCGTCACCGTCCTCGAGGGCTACGGCCTGACCGAGACCACCGCTCCGTGCACGGTCAACCCGCCGGACGACATCCTCATCGGCTCCGTCGGCCTGCCGCTGCCGGGCACACGCATCCGCCTGGACGAGGACGGCGAGATCCTCATCCAGGGCATCGGCCTGCTGCGCGGCTACCACCGCAACGAGGAGGCCACCGCCGAAGCCTTCACCGACGACGGCTGGTTCCGCTCCGGCGACATCGGCTCCTTCGCTCCCGGCGGGCACCTGCGCATCACGGGGCGCAAGAAGGAGCTCATCGTCACCGCCGGTGGTAAGAACGTCGCTCCGGCCCTCCTGGAGGACCGCCTGCGGGCGCACCCCCTGGTCAGCCAGGTGCTCGTCGTCGGCGACAACCGTCCCTGCATCGGGGCCCTGGTGACCCTGGATGCGGAGATGCTGCCCCTGTGGCTGTCCTCCCACGGTCTGGAGCCCTTGGACCCGGTGGATGCCTCCACGGACCCTCGTGTGCTCGCCGCCCTGGAGAGGGCGGTCGCGCGCGCCAACGAGGCGGTCTCGCGCGCCGAGTCGATCCGCACCTTCACGGTGCTGCCCACGGACTTCACGGTGGAGAACGGGCTGCTGACGCCCTCGCTCAAGGTACGTCGGGCCGAGGCGGTCGCCCGTTTCGACAAGGAGATCGACGAGCTCTACACCCGGGTGCCCTCAGGCCCCGGAGGGCACGACTGA